In a single window of the Rhodamnia argentea isolate NSW1041297 chromosome 2, ASM2092103v1, whole genome shotgun sequence genome:
- the LOC115737373 gene encoding C2 domain-containing protein At1g53590 — MDVTQASMMHHVCIVLFALWLLSKFDRCTPLTYFVSLIYLYVVHERFIMRLQKKMQFEEKRQSSQRRVLTDSETVRWLNHAVEKIWPVCMEQITSQKILRPIIPWFLEKYKPWTVKNALVQHLYLGRNPPIFTDMRVLRQSSEDDHLVLELGMNFLTADDMSAILAVQMRKRLGFGMWAKLHLTSMHVEGKVLIGIKFIPRWPFLGRLRVCFAEPPYFQMTVKPIFTHGIDVTELPGIAGWLDNLLSVAFEETLVEPNMLVADIEKFAGPPPQENWFSIDMKEPVAYAKVEVIEASEMKPSDLNGLADPYVKGRMGPYRFKTKIQKKTLAPKWLEEFRIPIITWESPNILNFEVHDKDHIFDDALGTYSMNINDFRDGHRHDPWVPLENVKMGRLHIAITILERDGKEDGHQPDGEQLTEECKRESFATDTANKDSFSYVSSEKSAKVADKFEPIGVDGQKETAVWIQQPGSGVVQTWEPRKGKSRRLDTEIQRELNDASGCIGSNTDISVSNGGGIVDENVDDKQSRNPVSKGDGIVNENVDDKQSRNPVSKDDGIVNENVDDKQSTNPVRRGINKIGLLFQRNPKVEHQNSMTRDLPSPHANLRSIKSKKIGVNLIVEEGTIARPASARAPRDGITNSDGSGCESPSGKHRKRNKAKNFFKQAEKSARTKKHVLSRKGSNKFKGDSSPAVAGNGSSQSDSSNDESLLSSHNPSMDGTIRIESQPISLGDISEENIISADTSDQTMDMGNLAKDTNVQGSGRTEDEETTSSNRSIEGKLVEVEPKAVIPVAIPEDKVLSSSEQNG; from the exons atggatgTAACCCAGGCTTCAATGATGCACCATGTGTGCATTGTGCTGTTTGCTCTTTGGTTGCTTTCCAAATTCGATCGGTGCACCCCACTCACTTACTTCGTCTCCTTGATTTATCTCTACGTG GTGCATGAGCGTTTCATCATGAGgttgcaaaagaaaatgcagTTTGAGGAAAAGAGACAATCAAGCCAGAGAAGG GTTCTTACTGATTCTGAGACTGTTAGATGGTTGAACCATGCTGTGGAGAAGATATGGCCTGTCTGCATGGAGCAAATTACATCGCAGAAGATTCTCCGTCCTATCATACCTTGGTTCTTGGAGAAGTACAAACCATGGACTGTT AAGAATGCCTTAGTCCAGCATTTGTACTTGGGAAGGAACCCACCTATATTTACAGACATGCGGGTTCTTCGTCAAAGCTCGGAAGACGATCACTTg GTTCTAGAATTGGGAATGAATTTTCTCACTGCGGATGATATGAGTGCTATACTTGCTGTTCAAATGCGGAAAAGGTTGGGCTTTGGAATGTGGGCAAAGTTGCATCTGACCAGCATGCATGTGGAAGGAAAG GTCTTGATTGGAATAAAATTTATTCCTAGATGGCCTTTTCTTGGTCGTTTAAGGGTGTGCTTCGCTGAGCCACCATATTTCCAAATGACTGTGAAGCCTATATTTACCCATGGTATTGATGTGACAGAACTTCCTGGTATAGCTGGATGGCTA GATAATCTTTTATCTGTTGCATTTGAGGAGACACTTGTTGAG CCCAATATGCTAGTTGCTGATATAGAGAAATTTGCTGGTCCTCCTCCACAAG AGAATTGGTTCTCCATAGACATGAAGGAACCTGTTGCTTATGCCAAAGTAGAAGTCATTGAAGCATCTGAAATGAAACCATCGGATCTGAATG GTTTGGCTGATCCATATGTGAAAGGGCGGATGGGACCTTACAGATTCAAGACTAAGATACAGAAGAAGACATTGGCTCCGAAATGGCTAGAGGAGTTCAGGATTCCTATCATAACGTGGGAGTCAcctaatattttgaattttgaagttCATGACAAAGACCATATTTTTGATGATGCCCTCGG AACCTATTCTATGAATATCAATGATTTCAGAGACGGACATAGACATGATCCATGGGTGCCTCTAGAGAATGTTAAAATGGGAAGGCTGCATATCGCAATAACTATTCTTGAACGTGATGGAAAG GAGGATGGGCATCAACCTGACGGTGAACAATTAACTGAGGAGTGTAAAAGAGAGTCCTTTGCAACTGACACAGCAAACAAAGATTCCTTCTCATATGTGTCATCGGAGAAATCTGCTAAAGTGGCCGACAAATTTGAACCAATAGGTGTTGATGGGCAGAAAGAGACTGCAGTATGGATTCAACAACCAGGAAGTGGAGTTGTACAGACGTGGGAacccagaaaaggaaagagtagGCGTCTTGACACTGAGATTCAGAGGGAGCTAAATGATGCCTCAGGCTGCATCGGATCAAACACAGATATATCAGTTTCAAATGGTGGTGGGATCGTCGATGAAAATGTGGATGATAAGCAATCAAGAAACCCGGTTTCAAAGGGTGATGGGATCGTCAATGAAAATGTGGATGATAAGCAATCAAGAAACCCGGTTTCAAAGGACGATGGGATCGTCAATGAAAATGTGGATGATAAGCAATCAACAAATCCCGTTCGGCGGGGCATAAACAAGATTGGTTTGCTGTTTCAAAGAAATCCCAAAGTGGAACATCAGAACAGCATGACTCGAGATCTTCCATCTCCACATGCTAATCTTAGGTCGATCAAATCAAAGAAGATAGGTGTAAATCTTATTGTTGAAGAAGGGACCATCGCCAGGCCTGCTTCTGCTAGGGCTCCACGGGATGGGATCACAAATTCTGATGGGAGCGGCTGCGAAAGTCCAAGCGGAAAACATCGTAAGAGAAACAAAGCCAAGAACTTTTTCAAGCAAGCAGAGAAATCGGCTCGCACCAAGAAGCATGTGCTTTCGAGGAAGGGTTCAAATAAATTCAAAGGCGATTCGTCACCTGCGGTGGCAGGAAATGGATCTTCACAATCAGATTCCTCAAATGACGAGTCACTCTTGTCATCGCATAACCCTTCGATGGATGGAACAATTAGAATAGAGTCCCAACCAATTTCTCTTGGTGATATCTCGGAAGAGAACATAATATCGGCAGATACAAGTGATCAGACAATGGACATGGGGAATCTTGCAAAGGATACAAATGTCCAAGGTTCGGGGAGAACAGAGGATGAGGAGACCACGAGCTCAAACAGGTCTATTGAGGGTAAACTAGTTGAGGTTGAGCCCAAAGCAGTGATTCCAGTTGCAATTCCGGAAGACAAAGTTTTGAGCTCCAGTGAACAAAATGGATAA